The Sebastes fasciatus isolate fSebFas1 chromosome 13, fSebFas1.pri, whole genome shotgun sequence genome includes a region encoding these proteins:
- the LOC141781493 gene encoding cytosolic phospholipase A2 gamma-like, whose amino-acid sequence MQTGNTSFAASVIWLVISVGLSKAVDNMERNTDTSERAVRQSQSLCAGEQQYVHERKQVVLESLGSLGINCTADSVPHIALLGSGGGQRAAVALVGSLYQMEKEGLLDTLLYMGGVSGSTWSMSSIYSDPQWSTNMDTAVSRLSGLGVELKEALAWLDERAKEEHFSLTDIWGVLTSAGIMKQMDLRRLSDEASRNATNPYPIYCAIEKHCFSHGPIEAKWFEVSPHEAGFTELGLFINTSLLGSKFHSGELLEQKPEMDMVKLEGVLGCALAHEETIRDFIPPWLNVPGQIDSAAEEYLRVNYAIDALVALTRSTIKDPAALSELDKLQKILNDEVNLNKSALLESKSAEERKSLFQQWSRELLAAVETWSQSLEDGDFKTHVSLLTKQVLPMIMKWEWGTTTNFLYQYQDSTVPTCLRSQESFHLVDAGLLINVAYPSFLGDKRDIDLIIAPEYSAGNLFETLTLTRAYAAAVKKPFPEINDTILEEKDWPKDCYVFEGKEKEPTVVYMPLFNRRNCKDAAEVKAKMEEFSTFQLPFSQDKIEFVLETAKVNMKNNKETLLREINKAALRRHDKRTSVLS is encoded by the exons ATGCAGACTGGAAACACAAGTTTTGCAGCCTCAGTGATTTGGCTTGTGATTTCAGTAGGTCTGTCAAAAGCAGTGGACAACATGGAGAGGAATACAGACACTTCTGAG AGAGCCGTCCGTCAGTCCCAGTCTCTGTGTGCTGGTGAGCAGCAGTACGTTCACGAGAGGAAACAAGTAGTTCTGGAGTCACTCGGCAGCCTGGGGATCAACTGCACTGCT GATTCGGTTCCCCACATCGCTCTGCTGGGATCAGGTGGGGGTCAGAGGGCAGCTGTGGCTCTGGTGGGTTCCCTCTATCAGATGGAGAAGGAAGGCCTGTTGGACACTCTGCTCTACATGGGAGGAGTTTCTGGATCAACGTG GTCCATGTCCTCCATCTACAGTGACCCACAGTGGAGCACCAACATGGACACAGCAGTGTCCAGGCTGTCAGGTCTTGGGGTCGAGTTGAAGGAGGCTCTGGCCTGGCTAGATGAGAGGGCAAAGGAGGAGCATTTCTCGCTCACTGATATCTGGGGGGTGTTGACTTCTGCTGGGATCATGAAACAG ATGGACCTACGGCGTCTTTCAGATGAGGCCAGCAGAAATGCCACCAACCCTTACCCCATCTACTGCGCCATAGAGAAGCACTGCTTCTCACACGGGCCTATAGAAG cGAAATGGTTCGAGGTGAGCCCTCACGAGGCTGGTTTCACAGAGTTGGGTCTCTTCATCAATACTTCTCTCCTGGGCAGCAAATTCCACAGTGGAGAGCTACTGGAGCAGAAGCCAGAGATGGACATGGTCAAACTAGAag GTGTTCTAGGATGTGCATTGGCTCATGAGGAGACAATCAGAGATTTCATCCCTCCCTGGCTGAATG tGCCTGGACAGATAGACAGCGCTGCTGAAGAGTACCTGCGTGTAAACTATGCCATCGATGCGCTAGTAGCCCTGACCAGAAGCACCATTAAGGATCCTGCTGCTCTGTCTGAGCTGGACAAGCTGCAGAAAATACTAAATG ACGAGGTAAATCTGAATAAGTCAGCGTTGCTGGAGTCAAAGAGTGCGGAGGAAAGGAAAAGTCTTTTTCAGCAGTGGAGTCGGGAGCTGCTGGCGGCAGTAGAGACCTGGAGCCAGTCTCTGGAGGACGGAGATTTCAAAACACACG tttCTCTGCTTACTAAGCAAGTCCTTCCCATGATTATGAAATGGGAGTGGGGAACTACCACAAACTTCCTCTACCAATACCAAG ATTCCACGGTTCCTACTTGCCTTCGCTCGCAAGAAAGTTTCCACCTGGTAGACGCCGGGCTGCTGATTAACGTAGCCTACCCTTCATTTCTGGGAGACAAGAGAGACATTGACCTCATCATCGCACCAGAGTACAGCGCTGGAAACCTGTTTGAG ACTCTGACTCTGACCAGAGCATATGCAGCGGCAGTGAAGAAGCCTTTCCCCGAGATAAACGACACAATCCTGGAGGAGAAAGACTGGCCGAAGGACTGCTACGTGTTTGAGGGAAAAGAGAAGGAGCCCACCGTCGTTTACATGCCGCTATTCAACAGACGCAACTGTAAAG ATGCAGCAGAGGTCAAAGCAAAAATGGAGGAATTTTCCACCTTCCAGCTTCCCTTCAGCCAGGACAAGATCGAGTTTGTGTTGGAGACAGCGAAAGTCAACATGAAGAACAACAAGGAAACTCTGCTGAGGGAGATTAACAAGGCCGCTCTCCGCCGACACGACAAGAG GACGTCTGTGCTGTCCTAG